TAGGTTTTTTGTCAAATGGGCCATAGAGAAACccattattttatgaaaatttttggGCCAGTAACCGGGCCGTTACATATGCGACGAATTTGTTGGATGAAAGTTAAGGTAAAGTCATATAACTATGTTACTAACCCATGTTTAATTAACCCACACTACCATCCGAGATTCAACAGGTACAAAGAGATATACAATAGAGGATTTGGCTGCAAGTTGTGATGGTGAGACGAGAATGACGATgatgaaataaattttaattagagTTAATAATTATTTCGAAAAATGAACAAAAGGTTTTACAGAGTGTTGTTAACAAATTGTAGAACCTAGGATAATTGATTCcacggcaaaaaaaaaagataaaaacatgGAAGCAAACGATGATCGGTAATTCTCCAAACTTCAACTTGTAAGCATTCACCTAGAGAATTAGCGATAAAGAGTGTATTCCCGGAGAAGAGGCTCGACCAAGGCTAACACAGACAAGAACACTAGGAGGGTGCTAACCGATTGCAAACACATAGGAAGCTGATTCAAATGGCAGCAAAAACGAAGGACCAAGATAGGACTAACGCCAAGACAACACAAGCTAACGTGAGCTTGTTTCATATCCCGAAGAGCAAAAAATGTCCGTGCAGATTCACTTGGAGGCTACGTCGAAAAgcgttttattttttcatataaaccAGACATGGTCATATGAAGTTGTTTCTCAGAATAATCTGCTTTACGATCAGAACTTGGTTTAATTGTATGAGGCCGGCAAAAAAAGGATGGAATTACAGGTttggttttgtatgattttgtAACAGAACATGTAAGTGaatctaatatattttgtaacagAACATGTAAAATGGAGGGAATaatcaaatttcattttttcatttcaaataGATGTGGGCATATCACAAttcaaataattattaaaaaattggatATGAAAAAGGAAATCAAGAGAAATGAATAATTATAAGGTACAAACTTATTAAAACAATTTGTTAAGTATTAGAACAATCCCAAGTCAGAAGCAGCTTGAGACTTCCAATGTCTAGCTTTCTCGAATCCATTCGTAAAATTCTCAAAATCATCAATGGTTTGATCAATCTCTTCCTGTGTGTTCATAACAAAAGGACCAAACTGAACCACTGGTTCACCTATAGGCTCACCACTAACAAGGATAAACCGAAGCGGCAGACCAGAATCAGAACCGTTCCAAGCCTCTAAGCGGTCACCACCTAGGCCTAGAATCAGCATGTGATGCGCAGAAGCGGGTGAATGTTGTGACCTAGCATCCCCAAAATGACCGTGGCCTTGAAGAACATAGACAAACGCGTTCCAGTGAAGTGGAATGTGCTGAGAGATTTTAGAACCAGGTGAGAGAGTGAAGTCTAAATACATTGTTGGTGTTCTTGTGCAGATCTTTGACTTAACTCCATTCCATTCTCCTGCTATGATTCTCACTCTCACACCGTCTTTCTCTGCTTCTGCTATATCTTTGCTCTCAATCTCTTGATAACTCGGCAATACTCTGAAGAAGTAAGAAGAAACATAATGTAGTACACTAAAAACCATTGGTCACTGCACTCTGATTAcctatatgaatattttttacataaaaagaAGCTTACAGTTTATGTTTTGAGGAAAGATTGATCCAAAGCTGCAAGCCTTTGTTGTGAGTAGTAGTGCCATTACCGTTGGAAGAAGGCATTTCAGAGTGAACTATGCCATTTCCTGCCGTCATCCATTGTAATCCTCCTTCCCTTATCACCCCTTTGTGTCCTTCACAGTCTTCATGCAAAATCTCTCCCTATGTATAATAGATACAATAATACATCATGAATTAACGTTTggcgtttttttaaaaattaaatatgaagaTGTGAAAAGAGATCAATACCTCTAACATGTAAGTGACCGTCTCAAATCctgtttttgaaaaaagaaaaaacaatattaaacaCGAAAGAACAGTGATATATAGCAATAGAGTTGGTTAGTAGTCATGCTCTGTTTATAGTAATGCCTCGATCGTTTATACCGCAACTTAAGTattgtaacaaaatttaaacctcaaaagaaaatattttaagcaaattattatttgttaataGTAAAAAACTAAATGTCAAACGCAAATGAAAGGTGGTTGCATTTTTCACGAAAActgaaaaaatagatttaagtaAAAATACTTATGTAAACACAAACGCAAACGTGTAAATCACGTTAAGAATATAGgattaacttctttttttttgtaacataatatTGGATTAACTAAACCAACCTCTATGTGGATGATCTGGGAAC
This Brassica napus cultivar Da-Ae chromosome C6, Da-Ae, whole genome shotgun sequence DNA region includes the following protein-coding sequences:
- the LOC106405888 gene encoding pirin-like protein At1g50590, translating into MMPISEEASGKKRLVVKKLFARQQHEGFGAVVRRSIGRFELRYFDPFLVLDEFSVTAPAGFPDHPHRGFETVTYMLEGEILHEDCEGHKGVIREGGLQWMTAGNGIVHSEMPSSNGNGTTTHNKGLQLWINLSSKHKLVLPSYQEIESKDIAEAEKDGVRVRIIAGEWNGVKSKICTRTPTMYLDFTLSPGSKISQHIPLHWNAFVYVLQGHGHFGDARSQHSPASAHHMLILGLGGDRLEAWNGSDSGLPLRFILVSGEPIGEPVVQFGPFVMNTQEEIDQTIDDFENFTNGFEKARHWKSQAASDLGLF